The following DNA comes from Bacteroidota bacterium.
GATGAAGAGGCGGCCATCACCGAATCGCGGATAAGCGCCTGGACGTACAAGTCGCGGTTCTTCTTCAGCGCGTCGACCGAATTGAAAAAGTGATCGAAGCTCTCCGCTTTTCGCGCGGCGAGCGGAGTGATCTCCGAGCCGGGAAATTCAATCTTCGCCTTGTTGTAGTAGTCGCGTGCGGTCTTATAGTCGTATCGTTGATGCTCAAACATCAGGCCCCGGCGATAGTATCCCTTGGCCGACGCATCGGTATGCTTATAGGTCGAGTCGATCATCCCGTAAAGGGCGTTTCCCTGCGCGGTATCCCCCATCGCCAGATATGTGCTCCCGATCTCCAGGTCCACCAGCGCGTGCTGGTCCACCGAAAGCTGATCCTGGTTCATGTCGTCGAACACCCGAAGCGCGCGGCTGTGCTCACCCGTCGCCGACAACATGGTCCCGTACCGGAGCCGTGCCTGAAAATCGAGCGCTGGAGGAGGGCTGAATTTTCGGACCTTGTTGTAGGCTTCGGCGGCTTTTTCCCTGTCATTCAGTTTTTCGTAACTCTGGCCCAGCAAATATTGCGCGGTCGCCCGTAACGCGTCGTCTCCCGGTACCTCCGCGGCAAGCGCGTAGGATGCCGCCGCCTGATCGAATTCGAGGCGCTCGGTGAAAATGCGCGCCTGAAGCATCAGCGCTTCCAGCAGGATATCGTCCTTGCCGTTCGCCCTCGCTTCGGGGAACAGGTCTTTGATGACGGCAAGCGACTGGTCGTGCTGGTTCTGCGCGTATTTCGCTTTCGCATCCCAGAGTTTTGCCTCGAACCTCAGGTCGCTCTCCGGAAAATGATCCAGAAGTTCCTTGAATTTCCGCCCCGCCGATTCATATTCGCCCAGGTATACGTACGATTCCGCGATCATCAACAGGGCGTCATCCACCCACTTGCTCTTCGGGTAGAACTGGATCAGCTTCGAGCTTTTCTCGATGACCTTGTCGAACTTGTCCTGCGTATTCTGGGGAACCGTGTAGCGGGCGAAGTAATTTGTGTCCCGATCGCGCTGAGATTGGAGACGGGCGTCTGCGGACGCCTCTTCGAAAAGATGCCGCGCGTTATAGTACGTGTTGAAATAGCCGGTGACATTCTGGTAGGTCGAACAGCCTGACAGGTGGAAAAGGAACAACAGGGCGGCAACGGGGAGAGGAATCGCGAATCGATTGAACAATCGGGGTCTCGTTTGCAACATCATCGGGGTCTTTGCATAGGTAACAGGTGTATAATACGCAAAAGTTCCCCTATATGCAACAGAATCGGTAATCTGGGCAGCGGATAGCCGCAAATTGTCCTCTCTCGTATCGTTCCCACGCTCCTCCTCCGGCCTCTCGTTCCCACGCTCCTCAGAATCTCGTTCCCACGCTCTGCGTGGGAACGCATACCGCGGCGCTCCGCGCCGCCACCTTCGTCTTACTCCCACGCTCCTCCCCACCGCCTTCTCGTTCCCACGCTCCGCGTGGCGCTCTGCGCCACCCCATTCATCTCAACCCCCCGCTCCGCGTCCGCCTCACCCCGAACTTCTTTGCATCATGGTTCGGATTCTTCTCGTTCCCACGCTCCGCGTGGGAACGCATACCGCGGCGCTCCGCGCCGCAACCCTATTGAATCCCCATTCAGCTCCATTCAGTCATGACTTTCAAAATCCCCGGCCGCCCCGCGTAAATGCGCGCGCTCGAATACCGCCAATCTTCCGCTTCGTCCACATACCCTCTGCGGACCGGGTTCATGTGGATGTACACCGTTTTCTGCCGCATCATATCGACCCCCTGGATCAGCTCGGGATGCGACCCTTCTTGCCACACTTGATGGATCCGGTCGGCTTTGTGACGCCGCCGATAAAAGTGAAGTTGCCTGAGGATTCCGCTTGATTTGCTCAGGTTGAGATGGTCGATGATCTCGCGGGCGGTGTATGACTTAAAACTCGCGAGCTCTCTGGAGAGATTCTCCGACGATGCGATGAGATGCAGGTGGTTTTCCATAATTACATATGCGTACAGTCGCAATCGTCCACTCGTTTGCAGGTGCTGGAGGGAATTAAGGACCAACTCGACTATCGCGGGTTTTGAGAAGAGGGGGAACCAGTTGATCACCGTGCACGTGAGGAAGTACGGCGCCTGATCATCCGTGATTATGTAGCGCGATCTACCCATTGTAAGGTTCTATGCCGAAAGCGGGGACGCGGAGCGTCCCGGTATGGGTTCCCACGCAGAGCGTGGGAACCAGTAATGCCGAAAGCGGGGACGCAGAGCGTCCCCGTATGGGTTCCCACGCAGAGCGTGGGAACCAGACGTGCGCTACGGCATGCCGCCAGCTATCGGACCAAGAGAGGTGGTTCATGTCCTCCAAAGGCTCCGATCCAAACTCCGGTATTGAATCGCCTCGCTCAGGTGTTCGGCCCGGATATTTTGCGACTGTGCCAGGTCCGCGATCGTCCGCGCCACTTTGAGAATCCTGTCGTACGCCCGCGCAGAAAGCCCGAGCTTGGTGATAGCCGTCTTGAGAAGCTCCGTGCCCGGAGAGTCCAGGCGACAATAGGTGCGAAGATCCGCGGGCTGCATGGCCGCGTTCGAATACGTCCCCGTCCCCGAGCTGAAACGCTTCATCTGGACCTCGCGGGCTCTGGTTACCCGATCCCGAATAGACTGAGAAGATTCGGCGAGCTCCGCGCTCGAGAGGTCGCGGTATTTAAGAGCGGGCACCTCGATGTGGAGGTCGATCCGATCCAGGAGCGGGCCGGAGATTTTCGCCATGTACTTCAGAATCTGCATCGGGTTGCAGGTGCACTCTTTTGCGGGGTCGGTGAAGTAGCCGCAGGGACAAGGATTCATCGCGCACACGAGCATGAAGTTCGCGGGGAATTCCACTGTCATTCTCGTGCGGCTGATCGTCACCCGGCATTCTTCAAGCGGTTGGCGCAACACCTCGAGGACGTGCCGGCTGAATTCCGGGAGCTCGTCCAGGAAGAGCACGCCGTGGTGGGCAAGCGAAATTTCCCCGGGCCGGGGGAGAATCCCGCCTCCGACGAGGGCACCGTCGGAGATCGTATGATGAGGCGCGCGAAAGGGGCGGCCATTGAGCATCGCCGTATCCCGGGGAAGGATTCCGGCGACGGAATGAATCTGGGTGGTTTCGATCGACTCATCGAATGTGAGAGGCGGCAGTATGGAGGGGATTCTCGATGCGAGCATCGTCTTCCCGGAGCCCGGGGGTCCGATCATCACGATATTGTGCGAGCCCGCTGCCGCCACCTCCAGGGCTCTCTTCACATTTTCCTGCCCTTTAACATCCCGGAAATCCAGCGGGTAGCCCTGGTCTTGCGAACATTGCTGTTCGGCAGCCCCTTGGATTGGAGTTCTTGAACCGGTTCGATCATTTAGAAACTCGACTGTTTGACTTAGGGAGTCCATCGGATATACTTCGATCCCCGACACCATCGCGGCTTCCTTCGCGTTCGGCGCGGGTACGAGCATGCCTTTGAGCCGTCGCAACTTCACCTCAACGGCGATCGAAAGCGCCCCGTGAATCGGACGCAATGTTCCGTCGAGCGCGAGCTCGCCGAGAATCACATAGCGATCCAATAGATCGGGGGAAACCTGTGCTGATGCCGCAAGCAAGCCGATCGCGATCGGAAGATCGAAAGCCGACCCTTCTTTCTTCAGATCGGCTGGGGCAAGATTGACGGTAAGCCGTTGAGGGGGAAAGCGAAATCCGGATGTCTTGATCGCTGCATAGACCCTGTCGCGGCTCTCCTTGACCGCGCTATCGGGGAGACCGACGACGTTGAACGCGGGGAGAGACGGAGAGATGTGCGCTTCGACTTGAACGAGATGGGCCTTGATACCACAGATCGTGGCACTGATCGCGTGTGAAAACATGGAGTCCTCCCCGGGGCGGGGAGAAAGTTAGTAAATACATGCGAGGATTGCAAGCGGGAAGCGCAGAGGTCAACCGGGAGATACCGGGCGAGGCATGCCTCGCCCCTACAAGAAACAGGCTAGACAGTGAAGACTCATGGATGGCGCGAGGAATGAGCAACGGCGCGGACCGCCTACATATGCGTGCCCACGCGGGGCGTGGAAACGAGCCAAAAAATGCCGACGCGAGCGCATCGTCATCATTTCATCAGAACGAGTTTCCTTGTTAAGGTAACGTCGCCGGCTTGCAACCGACAGAAATAAACGCCGCTCGCCACGCCAACCGCATTCCACTCCACGGACTTATACCCGGCATCTTCGCTTCCATCGACGAGAACGGCGACCTCACGCCCAAAGAGATCGTAAATCGCCACTCGCACATGCGAGCGCGCCGGCAGGTCATACTC
Coding sequences within:
- a CDS encoding YifB family Mg chelatase-like AAA ATPase — encoded protein: MFSHAISATICGIKAHLVQVEAHISPSLPAFNVVGLPDSAVKESRDRVYAAIKTSGFRFPPQRLTVNLAPADLKKEGSAFDLPIAIGLLAASAQVSPDLLDRYVILGELALDGTLRPIHGALSIAVEVKLRRLKGMLVPAPNAKEAAMVSGIEVYPMDSLSQTVEFLNDRTGSRTPIQGAAEQQCSQDQGYPLDFRDVKGQENVKRALEVAAAGSHNIVMIGPPGSGKTMLASRIPSILPPLTFDESIETTQIHSVAGILPRDTAMLNGRPFRAPHHTISDGALVGGGILPRPGEISLAHHGVLFLDELPEFSRHVLEVLRQPLEECRVTISRTRMTVEFPANFMLVCAMNPCPCGYFTDPAKECTCNPMQILKYMAKISGPLLDRIDLHIEVPALKYRDLSSAELAESSQSIRDRVTRAREVQMKRFSSGTGTYSNAAMQPADLRTYCRLDSPGTELLKTAITKLGLSARAYDRILKVARTIADLAQSQNIRAEHLSEAIQYRSLDRSLWRT
- a CDS encoding tetratricopeptide repeat protein, with protein sequence MFNRFAIPLPVAALLFLFHLSGCSTYQNVTGYFNTYYNARHLFEEASADARLQSQRDRDTNYFARYTVPQNTQDKFDKVIEKSSKLIQFYPKSKWVDDALLMIAESYVYLGEYESAGRKFKELLDHFPESDLRFEAKLWDAKAKYAQNQHDQSLAVIKDLFPEARANGKDDILLEALMLQARIFTERLEFDQAAASYALAAEVPGDDALRATAQYLLGQSYEKLNDREKAAEAYNKVRKFSPPPALDFQARLRYGTMLSATGEHSRALRVFDDMNQDQLSVDQHALVDLEIGSTYLAMGDTAQGNALYGMIDSTYKHTDASAKGYYRRGLMFEHQRYDYKTARDYYNKAKIEFPGSEITPLAARKAESFDHFFNSVDALKKNRDLYVQALIRDSVMAASSSLHPLPSLAPETPAKADSIFAVKTPASVDNSKKTFPAPDVIKEQLQTPVEDIPQGASETLRRRLSDRDLFRDPGEDAPGPVKSVRPDVKTVAGGAGLPGKRDSLLTQAAPAAAVALPADSAAALIAGGYFELGGIYFLELNRPDSAMVFYEKIVREFPRSTYVPRALYAMAEIRATKHDTSGVDSLYKVILKRYGETEYAAQVRKVLGLEAGKVRIDSTEAQYQRAEKFVESGKPREALKIFKRIAATAHRSPLKPKATYAVGFLYETMLLNNDSAATWYRHLSSEFPNSIYASEVGPKLAVRNNPANLPQFIKVKKIEPGGKPADSLSQKKQELEPPKQSAVDRIKARQLEEEINQGSGIDSTDVDEPTPPDEDDDAPDPDDDN
- a CDS encoding transposase, whose product is MGRSRYIITDDQAPYFLTCTVINWFPLFSKPAIVELVLNSLQHLQTSGRLRLYAYVIMENHLHLIASSENLSRELASFKSYTAREIIDHLNLSKSSGILRQLHFYRRRHKADRIHQVWQEGSHPELIQGVDMMRQKTVYIHMNPVRRGYVDEAEDWRYSSARIYAGRPGILKVMTEWS